In Musa acuminata AAA Group cultivar baxijiao chromosome BXJ2-8, Cavendish_Baxijiao_AAA, whole genome shotgun sequence, one genomic interval encodes:
- the LOC135619645 gene encoding anaphase-promoting complex subunit 1-like isoform X3 produces MSIGVRDLTVLGEFKPFGLVSEELEGKPLETGPEEHQYFLFHADVARERDGPAAATLSSAAVSADLDFSSPSPPSDDGDHEIFIRGSRITWSTGSRVHKRYNSPKTVIMACWCRMEAIPDALLCVLQIDTLSIYGASGEVVCIPLPFAIASIFPLPFGLLLQKAVDGNRRISISGSPLNARDLSRSGKDSGWNRHVFHQLNSFEPVIKENEAITSSHLILRHPLEEPQATYIEEWGKFILLKDFEERTIWSSDVVPLMASYHKSKMQHSIWLLETVSHCEAETAMVDAVSTELSNQQFSFRRIWQGKCSQSAASKVFLATDMDGVPIICFLLVDQKVLLAVRLQIDEGNDEALVDIKPHMSWSIPALDAASVIVTRPRVEVGRLPFSDIVVLGAENHLLLYSGKQCLCRYLLPIRPGKNLLRSKHSAGTTDMCSELTITGIKDAVEGRINVIVNNGQIFRCSLRRNPTTSLANDCITVMAVGLQFSFYSHFATLLWGDFGSAYFFHSRPHTDSEWDAFAGAVMRICDRYGTRMQRQSPPVSGAAWEFLVNSKLHRRHSIGRGIFSMNMPNCSGADYNDSQIQDEQNEGRPFYSQLLAETLDSLHCLYESLKLDKLRKQDVGQLVTLLFTIAASLGEENYVDYYIRDFPFLLAEGCSFHSCASPRTPPSLFRWIENCLHKGYHVSNMKNLPPLLCRENIYVVSWARKIVAFYSVLVGAERKGRILSTGVYCEIANGSARTIEELTVLAMVGERFGRQQLDLLPLGVSLPLRHALDKCRESPPTDWPAAAYVLVGREDLAMACLGSLSKEHGSQGSLNLVAISVPYMLHLQPVSVPSSLTEITGSDSMKLEDSDALHRSLEDGMEHIYNSSTQLRFGRDLRLNEVRRLLCSARPVAIETPVNPSASDQDLQQHQLWNLAQRTTALPFGRGAFTLASTYAVLTEALHVPKLVLAGRLPAQQNATVNLDPNLRNILELRSWPEFHNGVAAGLRLAPFEGKMSRTWIQYNKPEEPSFTHAGILLALGLHGHLCSLAMTDVYRYLTQEHDITTVGVLLGVAASYRGTMHPEISRILYLHVPTRHQLSFPELELPTNLQSAALVAIGLLYEGSAHPFTMKILLGEIGRRSGGDNVLEREGYAVAAGYALGLVALGRGKGAFGFVDSFVDRLFHYIGEKGVQNGKSSVVSQTTDDHIRILGQMVDGAHINVDVTAPGATIALALIFMKTESEEMVSRLHLPVTHFDLQYVRPDFIMLRVITRNLIMWSNMQPSRNWIESQIPDIIKLGVLRLDGVVDDDEFDAEAVVQAYVNIVAGACISLGIKYAGTKSEEAQELLYNYAIYFLNEIKHVPATTNITLPKGMLQYVDRGTSEICLHLIVLSLSLHLSSDLEGGTPIEFQGGRSPKEINPKFRICKGSNTWYQSSVLGISLPFHSHPLTLHNRPKQFPQLLKRSLPNSVVISTTTDHPLISP; encoded by the exons GATAACATGGAGCACAGGGTCCCGGGTTCATAAACGATACAACTCTCCGAAAACAGTCATTATG gcCTGCTGGTGTCGCATGGAAGCTATTCCAGATGCTCTTCTTTGTGTTCTGCAGATTGATACTTTATCGATTTATGGTGCATCTG GTGAGGTGGTTTGTATACCTCTACCATTTGCTATTGCATCTATATTTCCCCTTCCATTTGGTCTACTTCTACAGAAGGCTGTAGATGGGAACCGGCGAATATCTATCTCTGGCTCACCGCTAAATGCAAGAGATTTGTCTCGTTCTGGTAAAGACTCTGGGTGGAATCGCCATGTATTTCATCAACTTAACTCTTTTGAGCCAGTTATCAAAGAGAACGAGGCAATAACGTCATCGCATTTGATCCTAAGACATCCTTTGGAAGAGCCTCAG GCAACATATATTGAAGAATGGGGAAAATTCATTTTGTTGAAAGATTTTGAGGAAAGAACTATTTGGAGCAGTGATGTTGTGCCTTTGATGGCATCATATCATAAAA GCAAGATGCAGCATTCTATTTGGCTTCTAGAAACTGTATCTCATTGTGAGGCAGAAACTGCTATGGTTGATGCAGTTTCAACTGAACTATCTAATCAACAATTTTCATTTAGGAGGATATGGCAGGGAAAATGTTCCCAGTCTGCTGCTAGTAAG GTTTTTCTTGCGACTGATATGGATGGAGTGCCTATTATTTGTTTTTTGCTTGTTGACCAAAAAGTACTACTTGCTGTAAGGCTTCAAATTGATGAAGGTAATGATGAGGCTCTTGTGGATATCAAGCCACATATGAGTTGGAGTATCCCTGCACTTGATGCTGCATCTGTAATTGTGACACGTCCAAG AGTCGAAGTTGGGCGTTTACCATTTAGTGACATTGTTGTCTTGGGTGCAGAAAACCATCTTCTTTTATAT TCAGGCAAACAATGCCTTTGCAGGTACTTACTGCCTATCCGACCGGGGAAAAACCTTTTACGTAGCAAGCATTCTGCAGGGACAACAGACATGTGCTCTGAACTAACGATTACAGGAATTAAAGATGCTGTTGAAGGTCGCATAAATGTGATTGTAAATAATGGACAG ATATTCAGATGTTCACTACGGAGAAACCCCACTACATCTCTGGCAAATGACTGCATAACAGTTATGGCTGTGGGacttcaattctccttttacagtCATTTTGCTACTCTTCTCTGGGGTGACTTTGGTTCTGCTTATTTCTTCCATTCTCGTCCTCATACAGATTCTGAGTGGGATGCCTTTGCTGGTGCGGTGATGAGGATCTGCGATAGATACGGAACCAGAATGCAGAGACAGAGCCCTCCAGTGTCTGGTGCAGCTTGGGAATTTTTAGTTAATAGCAAGCTTCACCGTAGACACTCAATTGGGCGAGGtatcttttctatgaacatgccTAATTGTAGTGGTGCTGACTACAACGATTCTCAAATACAAGATGAGCAAAACGAAGGGAGGCCATTTTATTCTCAGCTTTTGGCGGAAACTTTGGACTCTTTGCACTGTCTTTATGAGAGTTTGAAGCTGGATAAGTTGCGAAAACA AGATGTTGGGCAACTTGTTACACTGTTATTTACTATTGCTGCTTCTTTGGGTGAGGAAAATTACGTGGACTACTATATTCGTGACTTCCCCTTTCTTTTAGCTGAAGGTTGTTCTTTCCATTCATGTGCTTCTCCAAGAACTCCTCCATCTTTATTCCGATGGATTGAAAATTGTCTGCATAAAGGATACCATGTGTCCAACATGAAGAATCTTCCCCCTTTATTATGCAGAGAGAATATCTATGTTGTAAGTTGGGCCAGAAAGATAGTGGCATTTTATAGTGTACTTGTAGGCGCAGAAAGGAAAGGTAGGATACTATCAACTGGAGTTTATTGTGAAATTGCCAATGGATCAGCCAGAACGATAGAGGAGCTAACTGTCCTGGCCATGGTTGGTGAAAGATTTGGACGTCAACAACTTGACTTGCTACCTCTTGGTGTATCTCTTCCGCTACGTCAT GCTTTGGACAAATGTCGAGAATCCCCTCCAACTGACTGGCCTGCTGCGGCATATGTTTTGGTTGGTCGTGAGGACTTAGCCATGGCATGTTTGGGATCCTTGAGCAAAGAGCATGGAAGTCAAGGCAGTTTGAATTTAGTAGCCATTTCTGTACCATACATGCTTCATTTGCAGCCTGTATCTGTACCTTCGTCACTCACTGAGATCACTGGTTCGGATAGTATGAAGCTTGAGGACTCCGATGCTCTTCATAGATCCTTGGAAGATGGTATGGAGCACATCTATAACTCGAGCACCCAATTGCGATTTGGCCGTGATCTAAGGTTGAATGAG GTTAGACGCCTTTTGTGCTCTGCGAGACCTGTGGCTATTGAAACACCTGTTAATCCTAGTGCTTCTGATCAAGACCTGCAGCAG CATCAACTTTGGAATCTTGCTCAAAGGACTACTGCCCTTCCCTTTGGCCGTGGAGCATTCACTTTAGCTTCTACGTATGCTGTGTTGACCGAG GCACTTCATGTCCCAAAGCTTGTTTTGGCTGGCAGATTACCTGCACAACAAAATGCTACT GTAAACCTAGAtccaaacttgagaaatattttaGAACTCAGATCCTGGCCCGAGTTTCATAATGGTGTTGCTGCTGGATTAAGATTGGCGCCCTTCGAG GGTAAAATGTCAAGAACTTGGATTCAATATAACAAACCTGAGGAACCAAGCTTTACACATGCAGGGATTCTTCTAGCCTTAGGCCTTCATGGACACTTATGTTCTTTGGCTATGACTGATGTATATCGGTATTTAACTCAG GAGCATGACATCACTACAGTTGGAGTACTGCTTGGTGTGGCAGCATCGTATCGGGGAACTATGCATCCTGAAATATCCAGG ATACTCTACCTCCATGTTCCCACTCGACACCAGTTATCCTTTCCAGAGTTGGAATTGCCAACAAATTTGCAG TCAGCTGCACTAGTGGCTATTGGGCTTCTCTATGAAGGTTCAGCCCATCCATTCACCATGAAGATACTTCTG GGAGAGATAGGTCGAAGAAGTGGTGGTGATAATGTGCTTGAAAGAGAAGGATATGCTGTTGCTGCTGGATATGCACTGGGACTTGTAGCTTTAG GTCGTGGGAAAGGTGCATTTGGTTTTGTTGACAGTTTTGTGGATCGACTTTTTCACTATATTGGCGAGAAAGGAGTTCAAAAT GGGAAATCTTCAGTAGTGTCACAAACAACAGATGATCACATCCGCATTCTTGGGCAG ATGGTGGATGGAGCTCACATAAATGTTGATGTAACTGCTCCTGGTGCTACAATTGCACTAGCACTGATATTTATGAAG ACAGAATCAGAAGAAATGGTGTCTAGACTCCATCTTCCAGTAACTCACTTTGATCTGCAGTATGTGAGGCCTGATTTTATCATGCTTCGTGTCATCACACGGAATTTGATTATGTGGAGCAA CATGCAGCCATCTAGGAACTGGATTGAATCTCAAATTCCTGATATTATCAAATTAGGGGTTTTGAGATTAGATGGAGtagttgatgatgatgagtttgatGCTGAAGCTGTTGTTCAGGCCTATGTGAACATAGTAGCTGGTGCTTGCATTTCACTTG GAATAAAGTATGCTGGCACCAAAAGTGAAGAAGCCCAAGAGCTGCTATATAATTATGCAATCTATTTTCTGAACGAG ATTAAGCATGTGCCGGCAACAACAAACATTACCTTACCAAAAGGAATGCTACAATACGTGGACCGTGGCACTTCAGAGATATGCCTGCACCTTAttgttctttctctctctttg catttgagcagcgacttggagggaggaacccctatagagtttcaaggaggtcgatcccctaaagagattaaccccaagtttagaatctgcaagggttctaacacctggtatcagagcagcgttcttggcatctcgttgcccttccacagccatccattaactctccacaaccgcccaaagcaattcccacaattgcttaaaagatcgttgccaaattccgtcgtcatctccaccaccacggatcatcctttgatctccccgtga